One genomic region from Athalia rosae chromosome 3, iyAthRosa1.1, whole genome shotgun sequence encodes:
- the LOC105693891 gene encoding protein retinal degeneration B isoform X3 encodes MLIKEYRIPLPLTVEEYRIAQLYMIAKKSREESKGVGSGVEILVNEPYTDGPGGNGQYTRKIYHVGSHLPAWFKSLLPKSVLTTEEEAWNAYPYTKTRYTCPFVEKFSIEIETYYFSDNGYQENVFKLSGSDLRNRIVDVIDLVKDQLYGEYVKEEDPKLYVSEKTGRGPLTESWLEEYWADVKGKSQPTPSGKSLMCAYKICRVEFRYWGMQTKLEKFIHDHALRKTMVRAHRQAWAWQDEWHGLTMQDIREIERQTQLALQRTMGLGESGEEAADDEDQVGSSSTVTTPQDKDVAKTLAATLGSIEKNEDPQSPPSLRKQSDIPIINTAISSEGEISPEDSPTELTAPRLVDERHNVKKAWKRSNPSLHSPSSAKSFDIQVANWRMESIVRESESGSEDEYFDCQEDFGDSTSLAKWSSLDLLAEEDDTVSPTAITSNKQEDTIFSQSYLQRVASERSNKRLYIRSSASIDVSCPASPQHSPTNQPCRTTVLLIVLHAGSVLDANVDLTAKKSDITTFKGAFESVMRQHYPSMVGHIAIKFVSCPSICTEGLCILSSLSPYSFDMSPSCTDAPQVTHDTIPIGSIPLLASSSPDYQDAVSRVVSGANQVYQEFIKSEEGRGFNGQICFVADSVGSILGYDTLCRSSQYQSRHDSENSILENDNQVGEDNDGNEDGKHLSAPSPRRRSSSTSDNSHHCKLDFEVGEFFMFGSPLALVLAYRKISCTGDKNSNIPRPLVNQVYNLFHPTDPVAARLEPLISARFSLLPPVNVARYQKYPLGNGQPYHLLEAVQTNPQLFVDGLNVPSTPMSHMRRMSEISLQSTISGVVDNLPLQAISALTQKWWGNKRIDYALYCPEGLANFPTNVLPHLFHASYWESFDVIAFILRQLGRFDLPILGGEEKDLTCFRPGQPREKWNKKRTSVKLKNVAANHRANDVIVREGAPQVLIARFMYGFLDMIALTGEKVDIHIMKDAPAGEWTYLSTEITDKTGRVAYKIPPEKAFGYGMYPVKMVVRGDHTSLDFFMAVIPPKTECVVFSIDGSFTASMSVTGRDPKVRAGAVDIVRHWQELGYLIIYITGRPDMQQQKVVSWLSQHNFPHGLVSFAEGLSTDPLRHKAAYLNTLIQEHGVLIHLAYGSSKDISVYTAINLKPNQIFIVGKVSKKHHALATVLHEGYAAHLSALTALGGSRPAQGNARMVIPRSQFGLPGQNASLRRRSSFRSAKRAISHPLAGEVCVLERSTSVGPPSSFRTPPQMNRTAAQDKL; translated from the exons ATGTTAATAAAAGAGTATCGGATACCTCTGCCTTTGACGGTGGAGGAATATCGCATAGCTCAACTTTATATGATAGCG aaaaaatctCGCGAGGAGAGCAAAGGTGTCGGAAGTGGTGTTGAAATTTTAGTCAACGAACCTTACACCGATGGCCCAGGAGGAAATGGACAGTACACTCGTAAAATATACCACGTTGGTAGTCATTTACCTGCTTGGTTCAAAAGTTTGCTGCCTAAGTCTGTATTAACTACGGAAGAAGAAGCTTGGAATGCTTATCCATACACAAAGACACGTTACACTTGTccgtttgttgaaaaattttctatagaAATTGAGACCTACTATTTTTCGGACAATGGATATCAGGAGAATGTGTTCAAATTATCAGGAAGTGATTTGAGGAATCGAATTGTAG ATGTCATTGATTTGGTCAAAGATCAACTATACGGTGAATATGTGAAGGAGGAAGATCCGAAATTATACGTATCTGAAAAAACTGGACGTGGACCACTGACGGAATCATGGCTGGAAGAATACTGGGCAGATGTCAAG GGGAAGTCTCAGCCAACCCCGTCAGGAAAATCCTTGATGTGCGCCTACAAAATATGTCGAGTAGAATTTCGTTATTGGGGAATGCAAAcgaagttggaaaaatttattcatgatCATG CGCTCCGAAAAACAATGGTACGCGCTCATCGTCAAGCTTGGGCCTGGCAAGACGAATGGCATGGCTTAACCATGCAAGACATAAGAGAAATCGAACGACAAACACAGTTAGCATTACAGCGTACGATGGGACTCGGAGAATCCGGAGAAGAAGCTGCGGACGATGAAGATCAAGTTGGATCAAGTAGCACAGTAACCACACCTCAAGATAAGGACGTTGCTAAAACTTTAGCTGCTACTTTGGGAAgtatagagaaaaatgaagatccTCAGAGCCCGCCATCCCTACGGAAGCAATCCGATATTCCAATTATTAATACAGCCATTAGTTCAGAAGGCGAGATAAGCCCTGAAGATTCACCTACAGAATTAACGGCACCAAG ACTTGTTGATGAGAGACATAATGTTAAAAAGGCGTGGAAGAGAAGCAACCCTTCACTGCATTCGCCGAGTTCAGCCAAAAGTTTCGATATTCAAGTAGCCAATTGGCGAATGGAGAGTATTGTTagagaatccgaatctggtAGCGAGGATGAATATTTTGATTGTCAAG AGGACTTTGGAGATAGTACGTCATTAGCTAAATGGAGTTCTTTGGATCTTCTAGCTGAAGAGGATGACACCGTCTCTCCCACCGCCATAACGAGCAATAAGCAAG AAGATACAATATTCTCTCAGTCATATTTGCAACGTGTTGCGAGCGAGAGAAGTAACAAACGGTTATACATTAGATCTTCAGCAAGTATCGACGTATCCTGTCCTGCTTCACCGCAACATTCTCCAACTAATCAACCATGTAGGACAACCGTTCTACTAATCGTTTTACATGCTGGAAGTGTGCTAG ATGCTAACGTTGACTTGACAGCCAAAAAATCTGACATCACAACATTTAAAGGGGCATTCGAATCTGTTATGAGACAACATTATCCCAGTATGGTTGGTCACATTGCAATTAAATTTGTTTCTTGTCCCTCAATATGCACCGAAGGTCTCTGCATATTGTCAAG TTTAAGCCCATACAGCTTCGACATGTCACCATCTTGTACCGATGCTCCACAAGTTACACATGATACAATTCCTATAGGATCGATTCCATTGCTGGCCAGCTCTTCTCCAGATTATCAGGATGCAGTATCGCGAGTGGTTAGTGGGGCGAATCAAGTATATCAAGAGTTTATCAAAAGTGAAGAGGGTCGGGGATTTAATGGACAAATATGCTTCGTTGCTGATTCAGTCGGTTCGATATTAGGCTACGATACATTATGCCGGTCCTCGCAATACCAATCTCGGCATGACAGTGAAAATAGTATTTTAGAAAATGACAATCAAGTCGGAGAAGACAATGATGGAAATGAAGATGGTAAACATTTATCAGCTCCCTCTCCAAGGAGAAGATCATCTTCGACGAG CGATAATTCCCACCACTGCAAATTAGACTTCGAGGttggtgaatttttcatgttCGGAAGTCCCTTGGCTCTTGTCTTAGCATATAGAAAAATATCCTGTACCGGAGACAAAAATAGTAACATTCCTAGGCCATTGGTAAATCAAGtttacaatttatttcatccaaCCGATCCAGTGGCTGCTCGCCTAGAACCTTTGATTTCTGCAAGATTTTCACTTCTCCCTCCAGTTAACGTTGCTCGATATCAAAAGTATCCGCTCGGAAATGGGCAACCATATCACTTAT TGGAGGCAGTCCAAACTAATCCGCAATTATTTGTCGATGGTTTGAACGTGCCCAGTACACCTATGTCACACATGCGAAGAATGTCAGAGATATCACTACAAAGTACTATATCTGGAGTTGTTGATAATTTACCACTGCAAGCGATATCAGCCC TGACGCAAAAATGGTGGGGAAATAAAAGGATAGATTATGCTTTATACTGTCCCGAGGGTCTCGCGAATTTCCCAACAAATGTCTTACCTCATCTATTCCATGCCAGTTACTGGGAGTCTTTCGATGTGATTGCTTTCATACTACGTCAACTCGGAAGATTTGATCTACCCATACTAGGTGGTGAAGAAAAAGATCTTACATGCTTCCGTCCAGGGCAGCCtagagaaaaatggaacaaaaaacgaacgtcCGTTAAACTTAAG aatGTAGCCGCGAATCATAGAGCAAATGATGTTATAGTGAGAGAAGGTGCTCCTCAAGTATTAATTGCAAGGTTTATGTATGGATTCTTGGACATGATAGCATTAACAG GAGAAAaagtagatatacatattatgaaAGATGCGCCAGCAGGTGAGTGGACATACTTGTCGACTGAAATAACGGATAAAACTGGAAGAGTAGCATATAAAATTCCTCCCGAAAAAGCATTTGGCTATGGAATGTATCCCGTGAAAATGGTTGTGCG GGGTGATCACACGtcattagatttttttatgGCTGTGATACCACCGAAAACAGAATGTGTTGTATTCAGTATTGATGGCTCCTTCACCGCTAGTATGTCAGTTACGGGAAGGGATCCAAAAGTCAGAGCCGGTGCCGTCGATATAGTGAG GCATTGGCAAGAATTGGGCTATCTCATTATCTATATCACCGGAAGACCTGATATGCAACAGCAAAAAGTCGTATCCTGGCTGTCGCAACATAACTTTCCTCATGGCTTGGTATCATTCGCCGAGGGATTATCTACCGACCCTCTCCGACACAAGGCTGCATATTTAAATACGTTAATACAG GAACATGGAGTGTTGATTCATCTAGCTTATGGCAGTAGCAAGGATATAAGTGTCTACACCGCAATAAACCTTAAAccaaatcaaattttcatagttGGAAAGGTGTCTAAGAAGCATCATGCTCTCGCTACTGTGCTTCATGAAGGCTATGCTGCTCATTTAAGTGCTTTAACAGCACTTGGCGGATCAAGACCTGCACAGGGTAATGCTCGCATGGTAATCCCCAGAAGTCAATTTGGGCTCCCTGGTCAGAATGCATCATTACGCCGGAGAAG CTCTTTCAGATCAGCAAAACGTGCGATATCACATCCGTTGGCTGGTGAAGTATGCGTTTTGGAAAGAAGTACGAGTGTTGGGCCACCGTCATCTTTCCGAACCCCTCCTCAAATGAACAGAACAGCAGCGCAGGATAAACTCTGA